The sequence aatatataataattataccgaatcataaaaacatttatttaatatttaatgaatcaataatagtcacttaaatatgatttagtgACCCATAATTGGCCATTCAATTTTAATGaaccattacattttttatacaaccCGGGATAagaataatacctacctattttaaattttgagtggAGCGATGTATGTACCAATAGATTTTGCAATGAAGGTTTTTTTGTCTGTATCAACTTTTAAGGCAGTAAAAATTCTCCAAAAAGTTCTCCAGAAGAAAATGGAAGAAAGACGAGGACCTTAATTACAGGAACTTTGTTATAAGCCGAAGTTCTAAATACTCAGGGTGGTTAGAGCCTTATTAAAAGCCCACATTCaatgttatacttattaattaaataaactatggtGGCTCGACGAGAAAGATGTTAAATGACTAACCTCTGTGCCATCCCCATTCCTCgattcaaaatgtaaaaaaagaacatatatttttgttgttaatttaattttcctaTCGATACTTCACCTAGACATACGATTACggtttatttcatttaattattcacacaaaaataataaaattgtatgaatcatgtaatatcaaatatgtatatgaatttgtatggatgaataattttacattttataatgattcttgattaaaaatattccacatattttcaaaaaagaacgtaaaaaaatatgaataattcctattattataattattaataacggaTTTAAGTAGAAACTATTGCAAcctcaatacaattttttaatatgaagcCTCTTTTACACACGTTTTTTTTAAAGCTGAATTACAGTAGACGTATATCCCCCCTGGATCTAATAGAAGGCTTTGAGTCTATTGATAAGAACCAATTTATCCTACATATCGATAtcgacattattatttatacctcttaataaaattacttttctgtgatattatactaaattttaatctaaactataattaaagCTTATCATACACACAAGTatagtacataaaaatacaaaataccagGTACTTTTATGGTTCTAATATAGGTAGGTGCCCATCACCACCTTATctttttatacgtattatttattaaaatcaaaatctatTCGATATAAAGTCtgctataaataaatttaaagcaaTGCTATTAAACTCAGATAATATAAATCGCCAGTTATTGATGTCTTTTAGGCGTAGCTGAGTGtagctgtatataatatactataattattataatactatataacctAACCTCGTCAAGTAatcactttttttatttttttttttttaaatattttgttttgtgcttttctcaaactgtatgaaatttttgtttttttcacccttttatttaatagcGAAAtaactatcaacttttgattatcaaatggcaacctatatttaaaatgcattaaattaatagggctattttttatgaattttaacgtttaaattattatttttttagcgaAATATAGCTTTTTAATATTCGGCGGCTttcggtttttataatacttcttgtttCATATCtcatatgtaataaactcgTTATCGACTATCGACGCAGCGATAAACTTTGTACCTGTAGTTACCAACGCCTCACAGTTGTAATAACTTGTAGAACGAAAACCTAAAAACCTCAAACCACCCAACTTTGAGCAGCTTTAAAACTATAACTCACTAacggttaaataaaaaatattaattttaacgttaaaattcataaaaatatcccttccattttatgacattttaaagatagattgccatttgaaaaccaaaagttgatagtgattttataaaggtgaaaaaaaataaaaatattatgtagttttaaaaaagcatgaaactaaaaaaattgaaaaaagttcACCCTTTTGAAAAAATGAGCGTTTTATGATAGAAGAACCAACCTGTATAATATGCCTAAATGCTGGTCTAGTGGTGGAAATCAAATCTGTGATATATACTTGTTCTACAGCAAATGTTACCTCCGCCTTCACCTatatttagaaatgtattataatctaGAATCAGAATCATcagaattttgtttaaaaattaaaattaaaacttgtgCCTTcgctaaataaatattgttttaattataggtacaacTCGGTACAAGATGAAGTACCTACTTGCCTACCTGgttatactataataggtacccACATGACTGCATGATTGTTTATCAATACGTCCAGAGGCATATACAAGTGGAAATCTGCTGATCCTTTcatggttatttttaaaaatttaaaagaaaaaacttaagaatattatattatgatataatacttattttatatgaaaatatgacaattctacatattactgtaggtataatatacaaataacaaatagtaCATAGACAATAGGTATAGATCCATTCATGGGTACTTACCCATAAGTTATAGGTAACATTTTAAGGAggggcaaaataaaaaatctcaaatttaagctcaataaatgtgtaatgttatttcaaaatatatatatagatatgttattatttaaataacttatatttgtattggtatattatagttaattaaaatacattttattaagtagAGGAAAACAataggaaataaaatatttaaatatacatatatatgtataatgtaattgatatattaatatattcaattataagttaatatcatTTTTCCATGGGGGAAGGAATAAATGCCTTGTCTTTCTTGAGACAATTGCCCCCCCCCCTCTAATGGGCGCCCATGTATAGATCTAATTGCTCATCTCACTATCATGCCAGGGTCACACGATGATagtaaaatgcattaattataaCAACGACAGCTGTAAATATGatagtaaatacttataatatatatatctgcaTAATCATGGGTGTAACTGAGAgatcactattaaatattttgaaattaataaaataagtcaaGTGCCAGTGTGTTCACccagtttatattttatctatctataaataattttagggactcgtttttttatttcgtgGGTAGGAAATTAAGTCTTTGATTCTTTGTTATGTTATACTATTAACTGGGCCTTTGAATTTGAGGGCTCTAGTATCACTTAacattatttaagataatataaatactttttttttatttattttatattttattctattaggtatattaaaaatttgccAATATATTCTTGGTACCtattacaaattgttattacaatttacaaattcaataatttggtacataatatcaaatacTTTAAAACCATGGACACATTATAACATTACAATCATGGTAGATTATAGTAGATTATAATCTACCGTGATTAcaattaacaatacaaattgCAGTTtcagttgtattttttttatatatctactatagtacatactattacttacattacatatatcatatatgtattgtttgtaaagactattttttttatttatatatatagttgtaattGTTGAACTGTATTAATTTAGTCTTAAGATATTATTGGaagatattatagaaaattaaaataataatactaataatacagaatttattatattacttttgtcCATGTTAAAACATCTATTTAGTGTACATGGGTTAAGgactagtattttttaattgatcccCTCCTCTTAAAAAAGTTATGAATAGGTATGCTATTAATAGTGAGCCATCATTTAAGTTAATGtcaatatgtaaatttaaataatacaattgcctatttataacttaataagtataatcattgatattaatattatttatttataattaatagtataatatacctattcaatATATCTACCTATTAAGCATCAGCAGAATCATCAGTCAGTAAATTGATTTGGACCTtgaagactataatattataaagatcaCTGATCATGATTCAAAACATTTAGGGAGGTAcctttaaaatactttattgtgATTCCAtatttttgtaggtatattacacacaaagcaataaataataaatatgctttAGGTAGCAGTGGTAGCACCTATAGGTAACGCTGTAAcggcattaatatttaattgttttatcatagaaaaaattgaatattataatttataaaggttggtattattatattctttgctAATttgttaaatgataatattgctattaaaagaaattaactTGTCAGAAAATCCGTCTACGCCCATACAGTGTCTACATTAGTACATtcggatattttttataaatttaatcgaattgtatttaaataataaaccggataggtatagttaataattaacataaacgCATACCTGagcattattgtattttttaaatattacacttgaatcgaaaataggtacattacatgttttaatattaaacgttttttacaattatttttggcCTATcccgtaattaataataataaataactataagcCTATAAATGACAttgggtttttattttattactgtttaaCAGCTGCTACCTACTGTTTACTGCTACTATACGACGACTGCCCACGTTTAACGTTCGAGTGGGAACAACGTCGATTAGGCACAATGTCGTTCAGATTAAGCAATGGTTTCCCCGAATATCAGTAATGATAAATTATCCAATAATTGGCGATCGCGATGAGCTCATTCACATTTCACTCCGTAATTTGCtcgaaactttttttattagttttactatCCAGTTAATTGCAtacttgtaataatttatacttcgtttaaaagttttgtatttatttaataactgtgAACAACTGTGTATTTGTGATtgattttgtagttaaaattcgAAACAGGGCCAAcgcctagtttttttttttgataagcaTAACATTCCGACATAATGGCAGCAATCCGTAAGAAACTTGTCATCGTCGGTGACGGTGCTTGTGGAAAAACTTGTCTGTTAATTGTGTTTTCCAAAGATCAATTCCCAGAAGTATATGTACCCACCGTGTTTGAGAACTATGTAGCTGATATAGAAGTCGATGGCAAACAAGTAGAACTAGCACTGTGGGATACAGCGGGTCAAGAAGATTATGACAGACTAAGACCATTGTCCTATCCTGACACGGATGTTATCCTCATGTGCTTCTCCATAGATTCACCAGATTCGTTAGAGAATATCCCAGAGAAATGGACACCAGAGGTGAAACATTTCTGTCCAAATGTGCCGATTATATTGGTCGGTAACAAAAAAGACTTGCGCAATGATCCAAACACAATCCGTGAGTTGAACAAGATGAAACAAGAGCCTGTGAGGCCAGAAGAAGGACGAGCAATGGCCGAAAAGATCAATGCATTTGCTTATTTGGAATGTTCAGCAAAAAGCAAAGAAGGAGTTCGTGAAGTTTTTGAAACATCAACAAGAGCTGCACTACAAgtaaagaaaaagaagaaaggCAAATGTGCCTTGTTGTAAGTGATGTAATTTcaagaatataaaaatctacttagaaaataaaatatatcatatttttatacaatttttcaaattaccatGTCGTTTTAAGGATTTTCagcatttaaaacaaataaacctGATTGTACAAATCATGGTGCAagacaaaatatatcattttatttttctataataaacactataattataatcatgtatTCCTATTGTTTGCCAAAATATGTACAAAGCAAAACTGTTTGGGGAGAATTTTTATCGGGTAATCACTAATCATAGTGCATTTTGTaacttattttaactttattttttatattataataactgttctgtaaaaataaagttgaaactacaaaataattgaaacattttaacgAGACTCATTTTTCGCTAccttcaatataatacaatatttctgtatcgtaaatatatatatatttacacatatatattttttttttatggacctGCTGTGCCAGGAATCCCATGATGTATTCCTTagcttagtttttttaaatactattattacgtTTGTTCATTAACCAATATTTATATGCTTGtactttttaagaaatttactaataaaagtttagattttattaaatttatttttaatgcctagattttattaggtatcatttaaaatatgttttaaatggcTACTTACTGAAAATTCTATGATGTCATGTAAGTGACTTTTATActcattcatttttaaacatgGCAGGTTATTAACAGAGTAAAGAGTTAATTTGTTTGTCATTTAgctaaaaattcttttttttttttatcattatgaaaaagttatttattttatttaaacattagtattataaaaatacatctttaaaaaggtatgtttaaataattttattggattGAAGTAATCTATAAGTTTCATTTtagattaaagttaa is a genomic window of Rhopalosiphum padi isolate XX-2018 chromosome 4, ASM2088224v1, whole genome shotgun sequence containing:
- the LOC132929431 gene encoding ras-like GTP-binding protein Rho1, which encodes MAAIRKKLVIVGDGACGKTCLLIVFSKDQFPEVYVPTVFENYVADIEVDGKQVELALWDTAGQEDYDRLRPLSYPDTDVILMCFSIDSPDSLENIPEKWTPEVKHFCPNVPIILVGNKKDLRNDPNTIRELNKMKQEPVRPEEGRAMAEKINAFAYLECSAKSKEGVREVFETSTRAALQVKKKKKGKCALL